Proteins co-encoded in one Paracrocinitomix mangrovi genomic window:
- a CDS encoding OmpA family protein, which produces MIALFLLFAFNQSFAQTYKVEEVSYSFEIFEVKGLNSKFADFCPVIYNDQLVFTSGRESDLVLLGENNWKSTGYLNLFKADIKHGFGDTAVYKDVKLFSSDLSNNNHTGPLCFTITGDTVFFTQTIAFIKKKKEIRKPQLHMAVMKDGKWTDQKLLPFCDPNFSFGHPSWDPTTNTLYYASDVSGGKGGKDIYKVKLINGSWGTPENIEVVNTESNEMFPFISHHDLFFSSDREGGKGGLDLYWKILNYNKEVENLEALNTSGDDLGLFVSPDQTQGMYSVAATAGNDDIKYLKVERIVTVSNEFAGKFRYRKLNLDANDLKVQLYKDDDLIIEQLTDDKGEFKFRNLPYEHYTVKILSEEDLELIVYDKDGNPVAELIRDREGSFQYKKIDMEKAGTLSLIPEDMSDFELNRGNVSGQFVYENIPGEYPDSMQVMLMTEDGDLAFEQYTDKRGNFEFRNLSLDSNYVLTVRDQNEDLILLIFDKEGNVVAQLKNNENGQFVYKKIRPEYQNNLELLAENEDVFDLKTMTVTGNFQYKKLEGEFGEGLKVYIYSEDGILLDSTYTNAKGQFIFTQLDPDQSYLYKIDESDNRFDLDEFNLLVEDRYGNVLASMYRGKGGFFEYRQLDNVAGNNLNQLEENDGNFELDPVENHVNNNHNNVSVVSITGDATIFFDLNSSYPKSEDYRSLDGIIANLKSNSGKSVKIYAYADARSTEIYNQWLSERRGNRIKEYLIKNGISADRIAVTSYGESKLFNACGENCSEEDHAQNRRVIIDVE; this is translated from the coding sequence ATGATTGCTCTTTTTCTTTTGTTTGCTTTCAATCAATCTTTCGCCCAAACATATAAAGTAGAAGAGGTGTCTTACAGCTTTGAAATTTTTGAAGTAAAAGGCCTGAACTCTAAGTTTGCAGACTTTTGTCCTGTTATTTATAATGATCAATTGGTATTTACTTCAGGACGTGAATCAGACTTGGTATTATTAGGTGAAAATAACTGGAAATCTACCGGTTATTTGAATTTATTCAAGGCGGATATCAAACATGGATTTGGTGATACAGCGGTTTATAAAGATGTAAAATTGTTTTCTTCAGATTTGTCCAATAACAATCACACAGGTCCTTTGTGTTTTACGATAACTGGTGATACAGTGTTCTTTACCCAAACAATTGCTTTTATTAAGAAGAAAAAGGAGATTCGAAAGCCCCAACTGCACATGGCAGTGATGAAGGATGGTAAATGGACTGATCAAAAATTGCTTCCTTTCTGTGATCCTAATTTTTCATTTGGCCACCCATCTTGGGATCCAACAACTAATACCCTTTATTATGCTTCAGACGTGTCTGGTGGAAAAGGAGGGAAAGATATTTATAAGGTTAAATTAATAAATGGATCATGGGGAACTCCGGAAAATATTGAGGTAGTAAATACTGAATCAAATGAAATGTTTCCGTTCATTAGTCATCATGATCTTTTCTTTTCATCAGATAGAGAAGGAGGAAAAGGAGGGCTGGATTTGTACTGGAAGATTTTAAATTATAATAAGGAAGTTGAGAATTTAGAAGCACTTAATACTTCAGGTGATGATTTAGGGCTTTTTGTTTCTCCAGATCAAACACAAGGAATGTACAGTGTTGCTGCTACAGCCGGAAATGATGATATCAAATACCTTAAAGTTGAACGAATAGTTACTGTTTCTAATGAATTTGCAGGTAAGTTCAGATACAGAAAATTAAATCTTGATGCCAACGATTTAAAGGTGCAATTATACAAAGATGATGACTTAATTATTGAACAATTAACAGATGATAAAGGAGAATTTAAATTTAGAAATTTACCTTATGAGCATTATACGGTCAAAATCCTATCAGAAGAAGATTTAGAACTAATAGTTTATGATAAAGATGGTAACCCTGTAGCCGAGTTGATAAGAGATAGAGAAGGATCTTTCCAATACAAAAAAATAGATATGGAAAAAGCAGGAACCTTAAGTCTTATCCCTGAGGACATGTCAGATTTTGAATTAAACCGAGGGAACGTTTCAGGACAGTTTGTTTATGAAAACATTCCGGGTGAATATCCCGATAGTATGCAAGTGATGTTAATGACAGAAGATGGCGATTTAGCATTTGAACAGTATACAGATAAGAGAGGGAATTTTGAATTCAGAAATTTGTCTTTGGATTCCAATTACGTACTTACCGTACGAGATCAGAATGAAGATTTAATATTGTTGATTTTTGATAAAGAAGGAAATGTTGTTGCTCAACTCAAGAACAATGAAAATGGTCAGTTTGTATATAAAAAGATTCGCCCTGAATATCAAAATAACTTGGAATTATTAGCAGAAAATGAAGATGTATTTGATTTAAAAACAATGACTGTAACGGGTAATTTTCAGTACAAAAAATTGGAAGGAGAGTTTGGTGAAGGGTTAAAGGTTTATATCTATTCAGAAGATGGGATTTTGTTAGATAGTACTTATACAAACGCTAAAGGTCAGTTTATATTCACTCAATTAGATCCTGATCAATCTTATTTGTATAAAATAGATGAAAGCGACAACAGATTTGATTTGGATGAGTTTAACCTTTTGGTAGAAGACAGGTATGGAAATGTATTGGCAAGTATGTATAGGGGAAAAGGAGGATTTTTTGAATATAGACAGCTTGATAATGTAGCAGGAAATAACCTGAATCAATTGGAAGAAAATGATGGCAATTTTGAATTAGATCCGGTAGAAAACCATGTCAATAATAATCACAATAATGTTTCTGTTGTTTCAATAACAGGAGATGCTACAATTTTCTTTGATTTAAACTCATCTTATCCTAAATCTGAAGATTATCGTTCATTAGATGGAATTATTGCCAACCTGAAATCCAATTCAGGAAAATCAGTAAAAATATATGCCTATGCAGATGCGCGTTCAACAGAAATCTACAATCAATGGTTGTCTGAACGTAGAGGAAATAGAATAAAAGAATACCTCATTAAAAACGGGATATCAGCAGACCGCATAGCTGTCACATCTTACGGAGAAAGTAAGCTATTTAATGCTTGTGGTGAAAACTGCTCTGAAGAGGATCACGCTCAAAACAGAAGAGTAATAATTGATGTTGAATAA
- a CDS encoding universal stress protein: MIKVIITTNFTESARNAMVYAANLFGVENTQYYIMNTFIDMPTRNDGLLSVEQISDRRENKRLKEEVEFLKNQFPNQNIVVKSKSVYGQLVPAINSLVKEIAAQYVVIGNKSKYDFDAGMLRAKTYEMIGKIECPVLAVPENRPWFPGEGGLIFASDLQTIKKPDHLEPLVRIANQHQVPVMVINIKKPETAASAEEEKADTQLSHIFGSTKHEMHKLEDADVLNGINKFVESHGNSLLVLLARKQNLFQRLTQQSVTQKMSKLANLPLLILHDY, encoded by the coding sequence ATGATCAAAGTTATTATTACTACAAATTTCACCGAAAGTGCAAGAAACGCTATGGTTTATGCAGCTAATCTATTCGGAGTGGAAAACACACAATATTATATCATGAATACTTTCATTGATATGCCTACCAGAAATGACGGATTATTATCTGTTGAGCAAATCAGTGATAGAAGAGAAAATAAAAGACTGAAAGAAGAAGTTGAATTTTTAAAGAATCAATTTCCAAATCAGAATATTGTTGTTAAATCAAAATCAGTTTACGGACAATTGGTACCGGCAATCAACAGCCTTGTAAAAGAAATTGCAGCACAATATGTTGTGATTGGAAACAAGAGTAAATATGATTTTGATGCTGGAATGTTGCGCGCAAAGACATATGAAATGATTGGTAAGATTGAATGTCCAGTTTTGGCCGTACCTGAAAACAGACCATGGTTTCCGGGTGAAGGTGGACTTATTTTTGCCAGTGATTTACAGACAATCAAAAAGCCTGATCATTTAGAACCTTTGGTAAGAATTGCAAACCAGCATCAGGTTCCTGTTATGGTGATTAATATCAAGAAACCCGAAACAGCAGCAAGTGCAGAAGAAGAAAAAGCTGACACACAGCTTTCACATATTTTTGGATCTACCAAACATGAAATGCACAAGCTTGAAGATGCAGATGTTTTAAACGGCATCAATAAGTTTGTGGAATCGCACGGAAATAGCTTATTGGTGTTATTGGCCAGAAAACAAAACTTGTTTCAAAGGTTAACACAACAATCTGTAACACAAAAAATGTCAAAATTGGCTAATCTGCCATTGCTGATTTTACATGATTATTAA
- a CDS encoding type IX secretion system membrane protein PorP/SprF, whose protein sequence is MMKLKNITLLGMLMLSTHLSFGQQDALFSQYMFNPFAVNPAYAGSRRSISSVLVHRSQWLGMQGAPNTQTLSVHSKAGATKLAWGVNMAHDVIGPSRNFWGALTAGYHLQLSTGQLSFALRGGVFNSTLDRSKLDFDNQADIYNVSGKESALVPSFDFGAYYYTNRFYAGLSVNHLTKHTFNYDGYPTNTELYLDRHYMLMGGGVFEIKSGFVLKPSVMLRYAEGAPFSFDANISALIKKIWWIGASLRKLNSIVLVTEFNVTDYLRLGYSFDLSLTELRKYNAGSHEFFIGFDFAPKKDNNLSPRYL, encoded by the coding sequence ATGATGAAACTCAAGAACATAACGTTGTTAGGGATGTTGATGCTTTCAACTCACTTGAGTTTTGGACAGCAAGATGCTTTGTTCAGTCAGTATATGTTTAATCCATTTGCTGTTAATCCGGCGTATGCTGGTTCTAGAAGATCGATATCCTCTGTGTTGGTTCATAGATCACAATGGCTCGGAATGCAAGGAGCACCTAATACACAAACCTTATCTGTTCATTCAAAAGCAGGTGCAACAAAACTAGCTTGGGGAGTGAATATGGCTCATGATGTGATTGGGCCAAGTAGGAATTTTTGGGGAGCATTAACGGCAGGTTATCACCTTCAATTATCTACAGGACAGCTTTCTTTTGCCTTGAGAGGAGGTGTTTTTAATTCAACTTTAGACAGAAGCAAATTGGATTTTGACAACCAGGCTGATATTTATAATGTAAGCGGAAAAGAAAGTGCTTTGGTTCCATCTTTTGATTTTGGAGCCTATTATTATACCAATAGGTTTTATGCGGGTTTGTCTGTAAATCATCTAACCAAACATACTTTTAATTATGACGGATATCCAACTAATACAGAACTTTATCTGGATAGACATTACATGTTAATGGGTGGAGGTGTGTTCGAAATTAAAAGCGGGTTTGTGCTTAAGCCTTCTGTAATGTTAAGATATGCCGAAGGTGCTCCTTTTTCATTTGATGCCAATATTTCAGCCTTGATCAAAAAGATTTGGTGGATAGGAGCATCCTTAAGAAAATTAAACAGTATTGTATTGGTGACAGAGTTTAACGTTACAGATTATTTGAGGTTAGGTTATTCATTTGACCTTTCATTAACTGAATTAAGAAAGTATAACGCAGGTTCACATGAATTCTTTATAGGATTTGATTTTGCACCTAAAAAAGACAATAACTTATCTCCAAGATATCTATAA
- a CDS encoding PKD domain-containing protein, translating into MKKKYIYNFLLFLVFSISTNVNAQCIPCDLGTTSFTVDLSSNPDTTWTVSSARNGYCCGASGADACIKFEVITHPNANQLVFDVQSPAPPGGTTYQINCGTPILLGATECINGMNSFCISFCKTGGDSPTYSITTSEAVSASPDVSLNLNCSKDISISGLTESSINWTSISPGLPGDFDSYLNCTNACDTVTITPQVGFPDSVVYVASGIPSACTVGVGSDTVVVYLNDSITASIIPDPSYTCQGGSTNIVVNASGGAPPYNFLWSTTATSSTINVSAGTYSIIVTDSTGCPGGLDTIQVTDVPAFVVDAGVDQTICEGADVNLSGSVSGGTSTGVWSSSGTGAFSPSASDLNAVYTPSAADITAGTVTLTLTSSNTFGCTDVTDQMIVTIELLPVVDAGPDQSVCVGTPANLVGSITGGTTTGYWSSAGTGFFTPDSSDLTGTYSPGTADFLAGTVTLTLTSTNGCQTVSEDMIITIIPAPTVNAGPDQLVCVDNATTSLSGSVTDGGSTGIWSTSGSGTFSPSDTDLNADYIPSNADTTAGSVTLTLTSTNGCIIMNDQMVITYVPAPNANAGSDFSSCANNVVQLNGSVLGGSGTGVWTTSGSGTFSPNDSTLNAIYTPTSADTTAGTLTFTLTSTFNNGCTADADDVVLTFSPIPYVLAGNDTSICATDGSILLSGSVTGGSTTGIWSTSGDGMFLPSNTNLNATYNLGTNDLNNGTVILTLTSTANGSCFPEFDQKTVTITPAAFANAGTDQIVCQSNPDVVLSGNVTGGSSTGIWSSSGSGTFLPSNTDLNATYTPSAADVTAGNVFLILTSTNNGSCQADIDSMSVLITTEPIVNAGVDTTICANLEVPLNGSVIGFTTSGIWSSSGSGSFSPTSTNLSANYLPSAADTANGSVILTLSSTNNGNCPVVTDNLLVSFTPAPQVSAGVVQNICANNGVVNLNGTISAGASQGIWSTFGSGSFSPSDTDLNTTYTLSGADTLLSSIVILLTSTDNGTCNSEQDTLIINLTPSPTSNAGLDTTICIGETLPLDGIVGGGSSTGQWTSSGTGNFNPNNTDLNAIYTPSAADETAGFVTLYLTTTANGNCNAVVDSILLSITSQPTVNAGLDFSICSSDSANLSGVISGSTTTGIWTSSGDGIFIPNNTDLNALYVPGSNDIVNGTVSLDLSATGSCSNSDQIIITIDPGPVVDAGIDQILCLTDNQVNLSGNVSGVTTTGVWSTSGTGNFTPNNTDLNAVYNISVQDSTNGQFFLYLTSTGNGGCSPDIDTIMITLTDIPVVTAGSDLSYCANNPVPLGGNVTGGAGTGIWSTSGSGQFFGSNTQLNAIYVPSAADTIAGSVTLTLTSTNACVTVSDDAVVSFSVGPIVDAGSDTTICDQLTLQLNGSISGATSTGVWSTSGDGIFSPSVNDLNAIYTPGPNDIVSGVFNLTLTPTNVGSCLPFGEVITINLETTPQADAGGNKIICAGNAVSLNGIITGNVDGDWTSLGTGIFVDTNLVTTYVASSADITAGNVDLILTSDTGPCGGDADTITVFFTPNPNVNAGADVVVCANNDSINLVGTVTSGAGIWTTAGDGLFLPDTNDLNAIYIPGNTDETNGNVELYLNAANMQSCPFIEDTLLITITPAPSVNAGPDLNICLSDNFFSLSGTVSGGGSGGFWTTNGTGTFIPDNLSPSTNYQPSIADTSGGQLLFILTSSNNGSCLAESDSINVYFLDLPTVDAGNDATACAGGLVLLFGNVSTGGISWTTNGAGTIGSSTGNPTSYSPALSDTLGPIYVYLNLTTSCGVSTDSLLVSVLPNIDLSVDYNFYCDQSLLTFNATSTGSAIDQIYWDLGDGTFDSTNATTVFNNYLPDSTYTLTVDVVNSDGCTDQSVFDIVLDPLPVADFTVDNTSPFMDSVVTFTDSSLNADSWDWDFGDMTGTYNGQDTIYTYPDPGSYTVILTVSDTSGCTDTAQMIIEVIDPNANSNEPAIPNAFTPNNDGHNDVLYVRGGPFDQFELRIYNEWGNELFRTTDPSDGWDGYYKGQLQPVGVYIYVFEGVTTDGFEYSVTGDFSIIK; encoded by the coding sequence ATGAAAAAAAAATACATATATAATTTTCTACTATTTCTTGTCTTTAGTATTAGCACTAATGTTAATGCGCAATGCATTCCATGCGACTTGGGTACCACTAGTTTTACTGTCGATTTATCTTCAAATCCTGATACAACTTGGACCGTTTCAAGTGCCAGAAATGGATATTGTTGTGGAGCGTCAGGTGCTGATGCTTGTATCAAATTTGAAGTAATAACTCACCCAAATGCAAATCAACTGGTTTTTGATGTGCAAAGTCCAGCACCTCCAGGCGGAACAACTTATCAAATTAATTGTGGTACTCCAATTTTACTCGGTGCTACAGAGTGTATAAATGGAATGAATTCTTTTTGTATTTCGTTTTGTAAAACAGGTGGAGATTCACCAACATATTCAATTACTACTTCTGAAGCAGTGTCCGCTTCACCTGATGTTAGTCTAAACCTCAATTGTTCCAAAGACATTTCAATAAGTGGATTAACGGAATCTTCTATTAATTGGACCTCTATTTCTCCTGGATTACCTGGAGATTTTGATTCATATTTAAATTGTACAAATGCTTGTGATACGGTAACTATTACACCTCAAGTTGGATTTCCTGATTCTGTTGTATATGTTGCCTCTGGTATCCCTTCTGCTTGTACAGTAGGTGTTGGTTCTGATACCGTTGTCGTATATCTTAATGACAGTATTACTGCTAGTATTATTCCTGATCCTTCATATACCTGTCAGGGAGGATCTACTAATATTGTTGTGAATGCAAGTGGTGGAGCTCCGCCTTATAATTTCTTATGGAGTACTACTGCAACAAGTTCTACTATAAATGTCTCTGCTGGTACTTACTCCATAATTGTAACAGATTCTACTGGATGTCCCGGAGGTTTAGATACAATTCAAGTGACAGATGTGCCTGCTTTTGTTGTAGATGCAGGTGTTGATCAAACAATTTGTGAAGGAGCAGATGTAAATCTTTCCGGATCGGTGAGTGGAGGTACATCAACAGGAGTCTGGAGTAGCAGTGGAACAGGTGCTTTTTCGCCTTCAGCTTCAGATTTGAATGCAGTATATACACCAAGTGCTGCTGATATTACAGCAGGTACAGTTACTTTAACACTTACATCATCAAATACTTTTGGATGTACAGATGTTACTGATCAAATGATTGTAACAATTGAGTTGTTACCTGTAGTGGATGCCGGTCCAGATCAATCTGTTTGTGTTGGTACACCTGCTAATTTGGTTGGTTCAATTACAGGTGGAACAACAACTGGTTATTGGTCTTCTGCTGGAACAGGATTTTTTACTCCTGATTCGTCAGATCTTACTGGAACGTATTCACCTGGAACTGCTGATTTTTTGGCAGGAACAGTTACGTTGACACTTACTTCAACCAATGGATGTCAAACTGTAAGTGAAGATATGATTATAACCATTATTCCGGCTCCTACAGTAAATGCAGGACCTGATCAGTTGGTTTGCGTTGATAATGCTACAACCTCATTAAGTGGCTCAGTTACAGATGGTGGTTCCACCGGAATCTGGTCAACTTCTGGATCGGGAACTTTTTCACCTTCTGATACTGATCTTAATGCGGATTACATTCCGTCAAATGCGGATACAACAGCAGGGTCAGTTACGCTTACATTGACATCTACAAATGGTTGTATAATTATGAATGATCAAATGGTGATCACTTATGTACCAGCCCCAAATGCCAATGCAGGATCAGATTTTTCATCATGTGCAAACAATGTTGTACAATTAAATGGATCTGTTTTAGGAGGTTCGGGAACTGGTGTCTGGACTACTTCTGGGAGTGGAACTTTTTCTCCTAATGATTCAACATTAAATGCCATTTACACTCCAACTTCAGCCGATACAACGGCGGGTACACTTACGTTTACTTTGACTTCTACATTTAATAATGGTTGTACTGCTGATGCAGATGATGTTGTGCTAACTTTTTCTCCAATTCCTTATGTGCTGGCAGGTAATGATACTTCAATATGTGCAACAGATGGGTCAATTTTATTGTCAGGAAGTGTTACTGGAGGATCTACAACAGGAATTTGGTCAACATCTGGTGATGGTATGTTTTTACCATCTAATACTAATCTCAATGCAACTTACAATTTAGGAACAAATGACCTAAATAATGGTACAGTAATACTAACGTTGACTTCAACTGCAAATGGGTCTTGCTTTCCTGAGTTCGACCAAAAAACTGTCACAATTACTCCGGCAGCTTTTGCAAATGCAGGTACTGATCAAATTGTATGTCAGTCAAATCCGGATGTGGTTTTAAGCGGAAATGTAACAGGAGGTTCTTCAACTGGGATCTGGTCATCCTCAGGATCGGGAACATTTTTACCTTCAAATACAGATCTTAATGCTACATATACCCCAAGTGCTGCAGATGTAACTGCGGGAAATGTATTTTTAATTTTGACTTCAACTAATAATGGAAGTTGTCAGGCAGATATAGATTCTATGAGTGTATTGATAACAACTGAACCAATTGTGAATGCTGGAGTTGATACGACAATCTGCGCCAATTTAGAAGTTCCTTTAAATGGATCTGTAATAGGATTTACAACTTCTGGAATTTGGAGTTCTAGTGGTTCAGGTTCTTTTAGCCCAACGAGTACAAATTTGTCTGCAAATTATTTGCCAAGTGCAGCTGACACAGCAAATGGTTCAGTTATTTTGACATTGTCCTCTACAAATAATGGAAATTGTCCGGTGGTGACTGACAATTTATTGGTGAGTTTTACGCCTGCTCCGCAAGTTAGTGCAGGTGTTGTTCAAAATATTTGCGCTAACAATGGAGTTGTAAACTTAAATGGAACTATTTCGGCTGGAGCGTCGCAAGGTATCTGGTCCACTTTCGGTAGTGGAAGTTTTTCTCCATCTGACACAGATTTGAATACCACGTATACTTTGTCTGGAGCTGATACATTATTGAGTTCAATTGTAATTTTATTGACTTCTACTGATAATGGAACATGTAATAGTGAACAAGATACTTTAATCATAAATCTTACGCCTTCACCTACTTCAAATGCAGGATTGGATACTACAATATGTATTGGAGAAACTTTGCCTTTGGATGGTATTGTTGGCGGAGGAAGTTCAACAGGGCAATGGACATCATCTGGAACTGGTAATTTTAATCCTAACAACACAGATTTAAATGCAATATATACTCCTAGTGCAGCAGATGAGACTGCAGGTTTTGTAACACTATATTTAACTACTACGGCTAATGGAAATTGTAATGCGGTAGTTGATTCAATTTTATTGTCAATTACTTCGCAACCTACAGTAAATGCCGGATTGGATTTTTCTATTTGTAGTAGTGATTCAGCAAATTTATCAGGTGTTATTTCAGGTTCTACTACCACGGGTATTTGGACTTCAAGTGGTGATGGAATCTTTATACCAAACAATACTGATTTAAATGCATTATATGTACCTGGATCTAATGATATAGTAAATGGAACCGTATCCCTTGATTTATCTGCAACGGGGTCATGCAGTAATTCTGATCAGATAATAATTACCATTGACCCAGGTCCGGTTGTGGATGCAGGCATAGATCAAATTTTATGTTTAACTGATAATCAAGTGAATTTGTCAGGAAATGTCAGTGGAGTTACAACAACTGGTGTTTGGAGTACTTCAGGTACAGGAAACTTTACTCCTAATAACACAGATTTAAATGCTGTTTACAATATTTCTGTTCAAGACAGTACGAATGGTCAGTTTTTCTTGTATTTGACTTCTACAGGAAATGGAGGTTGTTCGCCAGACATTGATACCATTATGATAACTCTAACAGATATTCCTGTCGTAACTGCAGGATCAGACTTGTCTTACTGTGCAAATAATCCCGTTCCATTAGGAGGAAATGTAACCGGAGGTGCAGGAACAGGAATTTGGTCTACCTCTGGTAGTGGACAATTTTTTGGTAGTAATACTCAGCTAAATGCAATCTATGTTCCTTCTGCTGCAGATACAATTGCAGGTTCAGTTACTTTAACTTTGACTTCAACTAACGCATGTGTAACAGTTTCAGATGATGCTGTTGTAAGTTTTAGTGTAGGACCAATTGTTGACGCTGGAAGTGATACAACAATTTGCGATCAATTAACCCTTCAATTAAATGGATCAATTAGCGGTGCAACTTCTACTGGAGTATGGTCTACTTCAGGAGATGGAATCTTTTCACCGTCGGTAAACGATTTAAATGCAATATATACTCCAGGGCCCAATGATATAGTGAGTGGAGTATTCAATTTAACATTAACTCCAACCAATGTAGGGAGTTGTTTGCCATTTGGAGAAGTAATTACTATAAATCTCGAAACAACTCCTCAAGCGGATGCAGGTGGAAATAAAATTATTTGTGCCGGAAATGCAGTTTCATTGAATGGAATTATTACTGGAAATGTTGATGGTGACTGGACTAGTTTGGGTACTGGGATTTTTGTAGATACGAATTTGGTGACTACATATGTGGCTAGTAGTGCAGACATAACCGCAGGTAATGTGGATTTGATTTTGACATCAGATACAGGACCTTGTGGAGGAGATGCTGATACTATTACGGTATTTTTTACTCCAAATCCAAATGTCAATGCAGGAGCTGATGTTGTGGTATGTGCTAATAATGATTCTATAAACCTGGTTGGAACTGTTACAAGTGGAGCAGGAATATGGACAACAGCTGGAGATGGATTGTTTCTACCGGATACAAACGATTTGAATGCAATTTATATTCCGGGAAATACTGATGAAACTAACGGAAATGTTGAGCTGTATTTAAATGCAGCAAATATGCAATCCTGTCCTTTTATTGAAGATACTTTACTAATAACTATAACACCAGCACCTAGTGTTAATGCTGGACCTGACTTAAATATTTGCTTAAGCGATAATTTCTTTTCTCTGAGTGGTACAGTATCAGGTGGTGGTTCAGGAGGATTTTGGACAACGAATGGAACCGGTACTTTTATCCCTGACAACCTTTCACCTTCTACAAACTATCAGCCTAGTATTGCAGATACATCCGGAGGGCAGTTATTATTTATATTGACATCTTCAAATAATGGCTCATGTTTGGCTGAATCTGATTCAATCAACGTTTATTTTCTTGACTTACCAACTGTAGATGCAGGAAATGACGCAACCGCTTGCGCCGGAGGATTAGTTTTGTTATTTGGAAATGTTTCTACAGGAGGAATAAGTTGGACAACTAATGGTGCTGGAACAATTGGAAGTTCAACCGGAAACCCTACATCATATTCGCCTGCCTTAAGTGATACATTAGGACCAATTTATGTTTATTTAAATCTGACAACTTCTTGTGGTGTTTCAACGGATTCACTACTGGTGTCTGTCTTGCCTAATATAGATTTAAGCGTTGATTATAATTTTTACTGTGATCAATCATTGTTAACGTTTAATGCAACATCTACTGGTTCTGCAATTGATCAGATATATTGGGATTTAGGTGATGGTACTTTTGATTCAACTAATGCTACTACAGTTTTCAATAACTATTTACCTGATAGCACATATACATTGACCGTGGATGTAGTTAATTCAGATGGATGTACTGATCAATCAGTATTTGATATTGTTCTAGATCCTTTACCGGTTGCCGACTTTACTGTGGACAATACTTCTCCTTTTATGGATAGTGTAGTAACTTTTACAGATTCATCTTTAAATGCAGATAGTTGGGATTGGGATTTTGGAGACATGACTGGAACATATAACGGTCAGGATACAATTTACACATATCCGGATCCTGGTAGTTATACTGTTATATTGACCGTCTCCGATACCTCTGGTTGTACGGATACAGCTCAAATGATAATTGAGGTAATTGATCCTAATGCCAACTCAAATGAACCCGCAATACCAAATGCCTTTACTCCAAATAATGATGGACATAATGATGTGTTATATGTAAGAGGTGGGCCATTTGATCAATTTGAACTTAGAATTTACAATGAATGGGGTAACGAACTTTTTAGGACAACTGATCCTTCAGACGGCTGGGATGGATATTATAAAGGACAATTGCAACCAGTTGGGGTGTATATATATGTTTTTGAAGGTGTAACAACAGACGGTTTTGAGTATTCAGTAACCGGTGATTTTTCAATTATTAAATAA